A stretch of the Nitratireductor thuwali genome encodes the following:
- the lnt gene encoding apolipoprotein N-acyltransferase — translation MESLAGWVILLWGWPRRLCALAAGGVAALALAPVDFLAAGFIAFCLLVWLLDGAVGRGGVIGRAFPFFSTGWWFGFGYFLAGMWWLGVPLLSEGGEHAWALPVVTIGLPALLAVTYGTAALFARPFWDDGLGRVAGLAFGFGFAEWLRALVLSGFAWNTIGYTAMPSPLFMQLLPLAGPAGMSAIAVFVFAAPALLGGRKHVRSGLAVAMILAVATVGYGFFRLSDATEAERHIPIRIVQTSGPAARGDAAADLVMFSRAPPMRDGLSPRFVIWPERALPFTPSERADVLDALAEALGPDQTLIAGTLRTESGTGNTDRRVYNAAVKVNGAGEIADAADQTRMVPFADYIPLADHLRQLGFEQLGLDYALGSSRRLFATEGGLAALPLLGGETVIPFAAREQKGEADFIVALASDGAYSGTSQPYQHLRQAQFRAAEACLSMARASAGGISAVIDAHGRVLDGLADNANGMLDVRLPVIRAECTNFAVFGVEGLSFIAVFAILALLIRMRGRSV, via the coding sequence CTTCTGCCTTCTGGTGTGGCTGCTGGACGGGGCGGTGGGCCGGGGAGGCGTGATCGGCCGCGCCTTTCCCTTCTTCTCCACCGGCTGGTGGTTCGGATTTGGCTACTTCCTCGCCGGCATGTGGTGGCTGGGCGTGCCGCTGCTTTCCGAGGGGGGAGAGCACGCATGGGCCCTGCCCGTCGTGACCATCGGATTGCCTGCATTGCTGGCGGTCACATATGGGACCGCGGCGCTCTTCGCCCGCCCTTTCTGGGATGACGGGCTTGGCCGCGTCGCAGGCCTTGCCTTCGGGTTCGGTTTCGCCGAGTGGCTGCGGGCCCTGGTCTTATCGGGTTTTGCCTGGAACACGATAGGCTACACGGCAATGCCTTCGCCCCTGTTCATGCAGTTGCTTCCCCTAGCGGGACCGGCCGGCATGAGCGCCATTGCCGTGTTCGTATTCGCGGCGCCGGCGCTTCTTGGCGGGCGAAAGCATGTGCGCAGCGGCCTGGCCGTGGCCATGATCCTTGCCGTCGCCACGGTGGGCTATGGCTTCTTCCGCCTGTCGGACGCCACCGAAGCGGAGCGCCACATCCCCATCCGCATCGTGCAGACGAGCGGCCCGGCGGCGCGCGGCGATGCTGCTGCGGACCTCGTCATGTTTTCGCGGGCACCGCCGATGCGGGACGGGCTATCGCCCCGGTTCGTCATCTGGCCTGAACGGGCGCTGCCCTTCACACCGTCGGAACGGGCCGACGTGCTGGATGCGCTTGCCGAGGCGCTTGGGCCGGACCAGACATTGATCGCGGGCACCCTGCGCACCGAATCGGGAACGGGGAATACGGATCGTCGGGTCTACAATGCCGCCGTCAAGGTCAACGGTGCTGGCGAAATCGCCGATGCCGCCGATCAAACGCGGATGGTTCCCTTTGCCGACTACATACCTCTTGCGGACCACCTTCGGCAGCTGGGCTTCGAACAGCTCGGCTTGGACTATGCGCTGGGCTCTTCGCGGCGGCTTTTTGCCACAGAGGGCGGTCTTGCGGCACTTCCACTCCTGGGCGGCGAGACCGTGATCCCGTTTGCAGCGCGGGAGCAGAAGGGCGAGGCCGATTTCATCGTGGCGCTGGCAAGCGACGGCGCATATTCGGGCACGTCGCAGCCCTACCAGCACCTGCGGCAAGCCCAATTCCGCGCTGCCGAAGCCTGTTTGAGCATGGCGCGGGCAAGTGCGGGAGGAATTTCAGCCGTGATCGATGCTCATGGACGCGTCCTCGACGGCCTCGCCGACAACGCCAACGGTATGCTCGACGTTCGATTACCTGTCATACGTGCAGAATGCACGAATTTCGCTGTTTTTGGGGTGGAAGGGCTTTCTTTTATCGCTGTTTTTGCCATTTTGGCGCTGCTAATAAGAATGCGGGGGCGCTCAGTTTGA
- the infB gene encoding translation initiation factor IF-2, which produces MTDTKSGDDKTLSVDPKKTLTLKRPGVEQGTVRQNFSHGRTKAVVVETKKRKFARPDERPEPAPVAAPKPKPAAAAPRPAPQPAPRPQQSNRSGVVLNELSSNEMEARRRALQDSKVREADERKRAEEEAKRRAEDEARRQQEREESARRQAEEEARLKAEAEARQRAEAEAKRRTPEPDVMVPDAGPDDDNKGRSGLAAKRGAPPKVAEAPRPAKPRVEDQRRRGKLTLNTALSDDGDSRGRSLSSMRRRQEKFRRAQSQEPREKITREVVLPETITIQELAQRMAERAVDVVKYFMKQGQMMKPGDVIDADTAELVAEEFGHTVKRVAESDVEEGLFNVEDKAEDMKPRPPVVTIMGHVDHGKTSLLDAIRKANVVSGEAGGITQHIGAYQVEQDGHTITFIDTPGHAAFTAMRARGAQATDIAILVVAADDSVMPQTIESINHAKAAGVPIIVAINKIDKPEADAQKVRTELLQHEVFVESMGGEVQDVEVSAIKGLNLDRLLEAIVLQAEILELKANPDRTAEGVVIEAKLDRGRGPVATVLVQAGTLKPGDILVAGNEWGRVRALVNERGQQLKDAAPSTPVEVLGLQGTPQAGDRFAVVENEAQAREISEYRQRLAREKAVARQAGQRGSLEQMMSQLQTSGLKEFPLIIKGDVQGSIEAIVSALDKLGTEEVRARIVHSGAGAITESDISLAETSEAAIIGFNVRANKQARDAAEQMGIEIRYYNIIYDLVDDIKAAMSGLLSPERRETFLGNAEILEVFNITKTGKVAGCRVTEGKVERGAGVRLIRDNVVIHEGKLKTLKRFKDEVSEVPAGQECGMAFENYEDIRVGDVIEAFRVEHVTRTL; this is translated from the coding sequence ATGACTGATACGAAATCCGGTGACGACAAGACGCTGAGCGTCGACCCGAAGAAGACACTGACATTGAAGCGCCCAGGCGTCGAGCAGGGCACTGTGCGTCAGAACTTTTCGCACGGGCGGACGAAGGCTGTCGTTGTCGAAACCAAAAAACGCAAATTTGCCAGGCCGGACGAGCGCCCGGAGCCGGCGCCCGTTGCCGCGCCGAAGCCCAAGCCGGCTGCCGCCGCGCCCAGGCCGGCGCCGCAGCCCGCGCCCAGGCCGCAGCAAAGCAACCGCTCCGGCGTGGTGCTGAACGAGCTTTCGAGCAATGAGATGGAGGCCCGCCGCCGCGCACTGCAGGACTCCAAGGTGCGTGAGGCTGACGAGCGCAAGCGCGCCGAAGAGGAGGCCAAGCGACGGGCCGAGGATGAAGCGCGCCGTCAGCAGGAGCGCGAAGAATCCGCGCGCCGCCAGGCCGAGGAAGAAGCGCGCCTGAAGGCCGAGGCCGAAGCGCGCCAGCGCGCCGAGGCGGAAGCCAAGCGGCGTACGCCCGAGCCGGATGTCATGGTTCCGGATGCAGGCCCCGACGACGACAACAAGGGCCGCAGCGGGCTCGCCGCAAAACGCGGCGCCCCGCCGAAGGTTGCCGAAGCGCCGCGTCCCGCCAAGCCGCGCGTGGAAGACCAGCGCCGCCGTGGCAAGCTGACGCTCAACACGGCCCTTTCCGACGATGGCGACAGCCGCGGCCGCTCGCTCTCGTCGATGCGCCGCCGCCAGGAAAAGTTCCGGCGCGCGCAGTCCCAGGAGCCGCGCGAGAAGATCACGCGCGAGGTCGTGCTGCCGGAGACGATCACGATACAGGAACTCGCCCAGCGCATGGCCGAGCGCGCCGTGGACGTCGTGAAATATTTCATGAAGCAGGGCCAGATGATGAAGCCCGGCGACGTGATCGACGCCGACACGGCGGAACTGGTGGCCGAGGAGTTCGGCCACACGGTCAAGCGTGTCGCCGAATCCGACGTCGAAGAGGGACTGTTCAACGTCGAGGACAAGGCGGAAGACATGAAGCCGCGGCCGCCGGTCGTCACCATCATGGGCCATGTCGACCACGGCAAGACCTCGCTGCTGGACGCGATCCGCAAGGCCAATGTGGTCTCCGGCGAGGCCGGCGGCATTACCCAGCATATCGGCGCCTATCAGGTGGAGCAGGATGGGCACACCATCACCTTCATCGATACGCCGGGCCACGCCGCCTTCACCGCCATGCGTGCGCGAGGCGCACAGGCCACCGACATCGCCATCCTGGTGGTGGCGGCGGACGACAGCGTGATGCCGCAGACGATCGAGTCCATCAACCATGCCAAGGCGGCCGGGGTGCCGATCATCGTTGCCATCAACAAGATCGACAAGCCGGAAGCCGATGCGCAGAAGGTGCGGACCGAACTGCTGCAGCACGAGGTCTTCGTCGAATCCATGGGCGGCGAGGTGCAGGATGTTGAGGTTTCGGCGATCAAGGGCCTCAATCTGGACAGGCTCCTGGAAGCCATCGTGCTACAGGCTGAAATACTGGAGCTGAAGGCCAATCCGGACCGTACGGCCGAGGGCGTGGTCATCGAGGCGAAGCTCGACCGTGGCCGCGGGCCGGTGGCGACCGTCCTGGTGCAGGCCGGCACGCTGAAGCCGGGCGATATTCTGGTCGCCGGCAACGAGTGGGGCCGGGTGCGTGCGCTCGTCAATGAGCGCGGACAGCAGCTCAAGGATGCTGCGCCGTCCACGCCCGTCGAGGTTCTGGGCCTTCAGGGCACGCCGCAGGCGGGCGACCGGTTTGCGGTGGTGGAGAACGAAGCGCAGGCGCGCGAAATTTCCGAATACCGCCAGCGTCTTGCCCGCGAAAAGGCCGTGGCCCGCCAGGCCGGCCAGCGCGGATCGCTCGAGCAGATGATGTCGCAGCTTCAGACCAGCGGCCTGAAGGAGTTCCCGCTGATCATCAAGGGAGACGTGCAGGGTTCGATCGAAGCCATCGTGTCGGCGCTGGACAAGCTGGGCACGGAAGAGGTGCGGGCGCGGATCGTGCACTCGGGTGCCGGCGCCATCACCGAGAGCGATATCTCGCTCGCCGAGACCTCGGAAGCGGCGATCATCGGCTTCAACGTCCGCGCCAACAAGCAGGCGCGCGATGCGGCCGAGCAGATGGGCATCGAGATCCGCTACTACAACATCATCTACGATCTCGTGGATGACATCAAAGCGGCGATGTCGGGCCTGCTTTCGCCGGAGCGTCGCGAGACCTTCCTTGGCAATGCGGAGATCCTCGAGGTCTTCAACATCACCAAGACCGGCAAGGTGGCTGGCTGCCGCGTGACGGAAGGCAAGGTCGAGCGCGGCGCGGGCGTGCGCCTGATCCGCGACAACGTGGTGATCCACGAAGGCAAGCTGAAGACGCTCAAGCGCTTTAAGGACGAAGTGTCCGAAGTGCCGGCGGGCCAGGAATGCGGCATGGCCTTCGAGAACTACGAGGACATCCGCGTGGGCGATGTCATCGAAGCCTTCCGCGTGGAGCATGTGACGCGCACACTCTGA
- a CDS encoding RNA-binding protein — translation MNDRTCIVTRQARAADELIRFVAGPDGSVVPDLKRKLPGRGCWVGAERPLVEKAAAKNLFSRALKTAVEVPPDLAERVEKLYVSHALGALGLARKAGAVALGAAKVEASVRSGKAVGVLHAVEASEDGIRKIASARRSLAHAGGQNVPAFRLFSEAEMSLAFGATNVIHAAMLGQGPGEAALKRIRALAKYKGFEPDFAVSGAAGAAEDME, via the coding sequence ATGAACGACCGCACATGTATTGTGACGCGCCAGGCGCGGGCGGCCGACGAGTTGATACGCTTCGTGGCCGGCCCGGACGGTTCGGTCGTTCCCGACCTCAAGCGAAAGCTGCCGGGACGGGGCTGCTGGGTCGGCGCTGAACGTCCTCTAGTCGAAAAGGCGGCGGCGAAGAATCTGTTTTCCCGCGCGCTGAAGACAGCGGTCGAAGTGCCGCCCGACTTGGCCGAACGCGTCGAAAAGCTCTATGTCTCGCATGCTCTCGGTGCGCTTGGCCTTGCGCGAAAGGCCGGAGCCGTGGCATTGGGTGCTGCGAAAGTGGAAGCAAGCGTACGCAGCGGCAAGGCCGTGGGCGTGCTGCATGCCGTCGAGGCATCGGAAGACGGCATTCGCAAGATTGCTTCGGCGCGACGATCTCTGGCCCATGCCGGCGGGCAGAACGTGCCGGCGTTCAGGCTCTTTAGCGAAGCCGAAATGAGTTTGGCTTTCGGGGCCACAAATGTGATACATGCTGCCATGCTCGGCCAGGGGCCGGGCGAGGCAGCGCTGAAGCGGATCAGGGCACTGGCGAAATACAAGGGTTTCGAACCCGATTTCGCCGTGTCAGGCGCGGCGGGCGCCGCAGAGGATATGGAATGA
- the nusA gene encoding transcription termination factor NusA: MAVSANRLELLQIADAVAREKSIDKQIVIAAMADAIQKAARSRYGQETNIRADINAQTGEMKLQRLMEVVETVEEPAREISLKDARARNPDAQVGDFIAEQLPPMDFGRIAAQSAKQVIVQKVREAERDRQYEEYKDRIGEIINGTVKRVEYGNVIVDLGRGEAIIRRDELIPREIFKYGDRVRAFVYDVRREQRGPQIFLSRTHPQFMVKLFTMEVPEIYDGIIEIKSVARDPGSRAKIAVISHDSSIDPVGACVGMRGSRVQAVVGELQGEKIDIIPWNDNAASFIVNALQPAEVAKVVLDEDAERIEVVVPDDQLSLAIGRRGQNVRLASQLTGWDIDILTEEEESSRRQKEFVERSTLFMDALNVDEMVGQVLASEGFTSVEELAYVEPDEIASIDGFDGDTAEEIQARAREYLERIEAEHDAKRKELGVADELREIPGITTAMMVALGEDGVKTIEDFAGYAVDDLVGWKERSEGETKFMEGVLSNFDVSRAEAEQMVVAARMKVGWITEEDLEAETAGEEAAEETETAES; this comes from the coding sequence ATGGCAGTCAGTGCAAACAGGCTGGAGCTCTTGCAGATCGCCGACGCCGTGGCGCGCGAGAAGTCCATCGACAAACAGATCGTGATCGCGGCGATGGCCGACGCCATCCAGAAGGCGGCGCGCTCGCGCTACGGCCAGGAGACCAACATCCGCGCCGACATCAACGCGCAGACCGGCGAGATGAAGCTGCAGCGGCTGATGGAAGTAGTCGAGACCGTGGAAGAGCCGGCGCGCGAGATATCTTTGAAGGACGCGCGCGCCCGCAATCCCGACGCGCAGGTGGGCGATTTCATCGCCGAGCAGCTGCCGCCGATGGATTTCGGCCGCATCGCCGCCCAGTCGGCAAAGCAGGTGATCGTGCAGAAGGTGCGCGAGGCCGAGCGCGACCGCCAGTATGAGGAATACAAGGATCGCATCGGCGAGATCATCAACGGCACCGTCAAGCGCGTCGAATACGGCAATGTGATCGTCGATCTGGGGCGCGGCGAAGCCATCATCCGCCGCGACGAGCTCATCCCCCGCGAGATCTTCAAATATGGCGATCGCGTGCGCGCCTTCGTCTATGATGTGCGCCGCGAGCAGCGGGGGCCGCAGATTTTCCTGTCGCGCACCCATCCGCAGTTCATGGTGAAGCTCTTCACCATGGAAGTTCCCGAAATCTACGACGGCATCATCGAGATCAAGTCGGTTGCCCGCGATCCCGGCTCCCGCGCCAAGATCGCCGTGATCAGCCATGATTCTTCGATCGACCCGGTCGGCGCCTGCGTCGGCATGCGCGGCAGCCGCGTGCAGGCGGTGGTCGGCGAGTTGCAGGGCGAGAAGATCGACATCATCCCGTGGAACGACAACGCCGCGAGCTTCATCGTCAACGCGCTGCAGCCGGCGGAAGTGGCCAAGGTGGTGCTGGACGAGGACGCCGAGCGCATCGAGGTGGTGGTGCCGGACGATCAGCTTTCGCTGGCCATCGGCCGGCGTGGCCAGAACGTGCGGCTTGCCTCGCAGCTTACCGGCTGGGATATCGACATCCTGACCGAGGAGGAGGAATCCTCGCGCCGTCAGAAGGAATTCGTCGAGCGCTCGACCCTGTTCATGGACGCGCTCAATGTCGACGAGATGGTCGGCCAGGTGCTTGCTTCGGAAGGCTTCACCAGCGTCGAGGAACTCGCCTATGTCGAGCCGGACGAGATCGCGTCCATAGACGGCTTCGACGGCGACACCGCCGAGGAGATCCAGGCGCGTGCGCGCGAATATCTCGAGCGTATCGAGGCCGAGCACGATGCGAAGCGGAAGGAACTGGGCGTGGCCGACGAGCTGCGTGAGATCCCCGGCATCACGACGGCCATGATGGTCGCCCTGGGCGAAGACGGCGTGAAGACGATCGAGGATTTCGCCGGCTACGCCGTGGACGATCTGGTCGGCTGGAAGGAACGCAGCGAAGGTGAGACGAAGTTCATGGAAGGGGTGCTTTCCAACTTCGACGTGTCGCGCGCCGAAGCCGAACAGATGGTGGTTGCGGCCCGCATGAAAGTGGGCTGGATCACGGAAGAAGATCTTGAGGCCGAAACGGCGGGCGAAGAAGCAGCCGAGGAAACAGAGACCGCGGAAAGCTGA
- a CDS encoding helix-turn-helix domain-containing protein, protein MNKNNKKKPNPIDIHVGSRIRLRRNMLGVSQEKLGDSLGITFQQIQKYEKGTNRVGASRLQAIASILNAPVSFFFEGAPGEDGLPAPGLQEDGTAYVADFLNSSEGIQLNRAFVKISDPKVRRKILDLVKALAADAAATPE, encoded by the coding sequence ATGAATAAGAACAACAAAAAGAAGCCTAATCCGATTGATATACATGTTGGGAGCAGAATCAGGCTTCGCCGTAACATGCTCGGTGTCAGTCAGGAAAAGCTCGGCGACAGCCTGGGCATCACATTCCAGCAGATCCAGAAGTACGAGAAAGGCACCAACAGGGTGGGCGCCAGCCGTCTCCAGGCCATCGCCTCGATCCTGAACGCGCCTGTATCTTTCTTCTTCGAAGGCGCGCCGGGCGAAGACGGACTGCCGGCTCCCGGCCTGCAGGAGGATGGGACGGCTTATGTGGCCGATTTCCTCAACAGCTCCGAGGGAATCCAGCTCAACCGCGCATTCGTGAAGATCAGCGACCCGAAGGTGCGGCGCAAGATACTGGACCTGGTCAAGGCACTCGCCGCGGATGCGGCAGCAACGCCCGAGTAG
- the metK gene encoding methionine adenosyltransferase: protein MARQNYLFTSESVSEGHPDKVCDRISDEIVDLVYREAKKEGMDLWKVRVACETLATTNRVIIAGEVRVPQSLLKKDKDGNTVLDQSGNPAVNPSKFRSAARRAIKAIGYEQDGFHWKTVKIDVLLHGQSSDIGQGVDSAADRQGEEGAGDQGIMFGYACRETPDLMPAPIYYAHRILQLLADARKSGIGDAAKLGPDAKSQVTVRYADGKPKEATQIVLSTQHLDPSWDNKKVRQVVEPYIREALSSGGLAIADDCSWYINPTGKFVIGGPDGDAGLTGRKIIVDTYGGAAAHGGGAFSGKDTTKVDRSAAYAARYLAKNVVAAGLADRCTIQLSYAIGVAQPLSVYVDLHGTGRISEEEIEIAIRQVMDLSPSGIRRHLDLNKPIYARTAAYGHFGRKPGARDGSFSWERTDLAKALQQALAKAA, encoded by the coding sequence GTGGCGCGCCAGAACTATCTCTTCACAAGTGAATCCGTCTCCGAAGGGCATCCGGACAAGGTATGCGATCGGATATCCGATGAAATCGTGGACCTGGTCTACCGCGAAGCCAAGAAGGAGGGAATGGACCTCTGGAAAGTGCGCGTCGCGTGCGAGACGCTGGCAACCACCAACCGGGTAATCATAGCCGGCGAGGTGCGCGTTCCGCAGAGCCTTCTGAAGAAGGACAAGGACGGCAACACCGTCCTCGACCAGAGCGGCAACCCGGCCGTCAATCCGTCCAAATTCCGCTCCGCCGCGCGGCGCGCCATCAAGGCTATCGGCTACGAGCAGGACGGCTTCCACTGGAAGACCGTCAAGATCGACGTGCTGCTGCACGGCCAGTCTTCCGATATCGGCCAGGGCGTCGACAGCGCCGCCGACCGGCAAGGCGAGGAAGGCGCAGGCGATCAAGGCATCATGTTCGGCTATGCCTGCCGCGAAACGCCCGACCTGATGCCGGCACCCATCTATTACGCTCACCGCATCCTCCAGCTTCTTGCCGACGCCCGCAAATCGGGGATCGGCGACGCAGCCAAGCTCGGCCCCGACGCCAAGAGCCAGGTGACCGTGCGGTATGCCGACGGCAAGCCGAAGGAAGCCACCCAGATCGTGCTTTCCACCCAGCACCTCGATCCGAGTTGGGACAACAAGAAGGTGCGCCAGGTCGTCGAGCCCTATATCCGCGAAGCGCTTTCCAGCGGCGGGCTTGCCATTGCCGACGATTGCAGCTGGTACATCAACCCGACGGGGAAATTCGTCATCGGCGGTCCGGACGGGGACGCGGGCCTGACCGGCCGCAAGATCATCGTCGACACCTATGGCGGCGCGGCGGCCCATGGCGGCGGCGCCTTCTCCGGCAAGGACACGACCAAGGTCGACCGGTCGGCGGCTTATGCGGCGCGCTATCTGGCCAAGAACGTCGTGGCAGCAGGGCTGGCCGACCGCTGCACGATCCAGCTTTCCTATGCGATCGGCGTCGCCCAGCCGCTTTCGGTCTATGTCGACCTGCACGGCACGGGCCGGATAAGCGAGGAAGAGATAGAGATCGCCATTCGGCAGGTGATGGATCTTTCGCCTTCCGGCATCCGCCGTCACCTGGACCTCAACAAGCCGATCTACGCCAGGACGGCAGCCTATGGCCATTTCGGGCGCAAGCCGGGCGCGCGTGACGGCTCGTTCTCGTGGGAGCGGACCGACCTTGCCAAGGCGCTCCAGCAGGCTCTCGCCAAGGCGGCTTGA
- the trmB gene encoding tRNA (guanine(46)-N(7))-methyltransferase TrmB — translation MTADHPERASEAFFGRRRGKRLRPQQLAALEKALETLRLDLGAPAPSDLASLFPADIDSVRLEIGFGGGEHFLHEADRHERTGFIGVEPFVNGMAKLAAQLGGREPANIRLYDDDATRLLDWLPAGSIDGIDLLYPDPWPKKKHWKRRFVSPANLDRFARVMRSGARFRFASDIDTYVNWTLQHCRAHADFEWQAQSAEDWRTPYEGWPGTRYEAKALREGRTPAYLTFIRR, via the coding sequence ATGACAGCCGACCATCCCGAGCGGGCGAGCGAGGCCTTCTTCGGTCGCCGCCGTGGAAAGCGGCTGCGGCCGCAGCAACTGGCCGCGCTCGAAAAAGCGCTCGAAACGCTTCGCCTGGATCTTGGCGCGCCGGCGCCAAGCGACCTGGCGTCGCTGTTTCCCGCCGATATTGACAGTGTGCGGCTGGAAATCGGCTTCGGCGGCGGAGAACATTTTCTGCACGAGGCAGACAGGCACGAACGGACCGGCTTCATCGGCGTCGAGCCCTTCGTCAACGGCATGGCGAAGCTGGCTGCGCAACTCGGCGGGCGGGAGCCGGCCAATATCCGTCTTTACGACGACGATGCCACGCGCCTCCTGGATTGGCTGCCGGCGGGATCGATCGACGGGATCGACCTTCTATATCCGGACCCCTGGCCGAAGAAAAAGCACTGGAAACGACGGTTCGTCAGCCCGGCCAATCTCGACCGGTTTGCCCGTGTCATGCGGTCCGGCGCGCGCTTCCGCTTCGCCTCCGACATCGATACCTATGTCAACTGGACGCTTCAGCACTGCAGGGCGCATGCCGACTTCGAATGGCAGGCGCAGAGTGCAGAAGATTGGCGCACGCCCTATGAGGGATGGCCCGGCACACGTTATGAGGCGAAGGCGCTGCGCGAAGGGCGTACGCCCGCCTATCTCACCTTCATCCGCCGGTAG
- the rimP gene encoding ribosome maturation factor RimP: MQDDRIIRESGVDARVAAIVRPVVEAAGYRLVRVRLLAQDDLTLQIMAERPDGSMTVEDCEEVSRAVSPALDVEDPIDSAYQLEVSSPGIDRPLVRLSDFEAAIGHLIKLETAVLVDGRKRFRGEVVACDAEKLTIDRDKVGEGEEARAVIPLDAIAEAKLVLTDALIREALKKDKVERRQRKKARRKGDESDDGDIEADD; encoded by the coding sequence ATGCAAGACGACCGCATTATCCGCGAAAGCGGCGTCGATGCACGAGTCGCGGCCATCGTGCGACCCGTCGTCGAAGCTGCGGGATACCGTCTCGTGCGGGTGCGGCTGCTTGCTCAGGACGATTTGACGCTGCAGATCATGGCCGAGCGGCCGGACGGCAGCATGACCGTCGAGGACTGCGAGGAAGTGAGCCGCGCCGTTTCGCCGGCGCTCGATGTGGAAGACCCCATCGACAGCGCCTATCAGCTGGAAGTATCCTCACCGGGCATTGACCGTCCCCTCGTGCGGCTGAGCGACTTCGAGGCGGCAATCGGCCACCTGATCAAGCTGGAGACCGCCGTCCTTGTGGACGGGCGCAAACGGTTCCGAGGCGAGGTTGTCGCCTGCGACGCGGAAAAGCTGACGATCGATCGCGACAAGGTGGGCGAAGGCGAGGAAGCGCGCGCGGTGATCCCGCTCGATGCCATAGCCGAGGCAAAGCTGGTCCTGACCGACGCGCTCATCCGTGAAGCGCTTAAGAAGGACAAGGTAGAGCGCCGCCAGCGCAAGAAGGCGCGGCGGAAGGGCGATGAATCCGACGACGGCGATATCGAAGCCGACGATTAA